The Marinobacter szutsaonensis sequence TCCCCGGCACACTGGTGATTGCCGAGGAATCCACCTCCTGGCCGCGGGTGACGCGCCCGCCGGAAATCGGAGGGCTGGGATTCAACCTGAAGTGGAACATGGGCTGGATGCACGATTCTCTGGAATACCTGCAGCAGGATCCCATCTACCGCCAGTATCACCACGACAAGCTCACGTTCGGCTTGTTGTATGCGTTCTCCGAAAACTTCATGCTGCCGCTCTCCCACGATGAGGTGGTCCACGGCAAGGCCAGCCTGCTGAACAAGATGCCCGGTGACGACTGGCAGCAGCGGGCCAATCTCCGCCTGCTGTTCAGCTTCCAGTTCACCTACCCCGGCTCCAAACTGCTGTTCATGGGCGGGGAATTCGGACAGCGACGGGAATGGAGCGAATCCCGCGAGCTGGACTGGTACCTCCTGCAATACCCGGAACACCGCGGACTCCAGAAACTGGTGCAGGACCTCAACGGCCTGTACCGGCGGGAGGCTTCGCTCCACGCCCGCGATTATTACGGCGATGGTTTTGAATGGATCGACTGTCACGACTCACCCCAGTCGGTCATCAGTTATCTGCGCCGTGCCGGGGACGAGGTCACCGTGGTGGTGATCAATTTCACCCCGGTGCCCCGCAATGGCTACCGAATCGGCGTTCCGTACGGAGGGCGTTGGGTAGAGGTACTGAACTCCGACTCGGAATACTACGGAGGGAGCAATGTCGGCAATCCATACGGCCTGGAAGCCCGTGAGGTGCCCTGGATGGATCGCCCCTGTTCTCTCGAAGTCACGCTGCCGCCGCTGGCAGCCGTCGTTCTCAGGCCGGAATCATGAAACGGGTTCTTTTTGTTACCAGTGAAGTCTATCCGGTTATCAAGACTGGCGGCCTTGCGGACGTCTCGGCCAGCCTGCCCGAGGCCCTGAGCCGGCAGGACTGTGATATCCAGATAATGCTGCCCGGCTACCCGGCTGCCCTGGAGGCCGCACGCACCGCCGGCAGCCGGCGCAAGGCGAGGCTGAGCATTGGCCAATACCATGTCACGCTCTGGCGCACCCGACTGCCCGGCACCGCCGTCAGCCTCTGGCTGGTGGACTGCCCCGCGCTTTTCGACCGGCCGGGTAATCCCTATCAGAACGAAGAAGGCCAGGACTGGTGGGACAACGCCCACCGCTACCAGCTGTTCTGCCGGGTTGCGGCTATGATGGCCAGCGGCCAGCTGGGACTTCGCTGGGCGCCGGACATCGTGCACTGCAACGACTGGCAATCTGCCCTGGTGCCGGTTTTCCTCGATCATCTGCCAAACAGGCCCGGCACCGTCTTCACCATCCATAACCTGGCGTACCAGGGTCTGTTTTCCCAGGAGACCTTCCGGGCGATGGGGCTGCCGGACTCCCTCTGGCGCTTTGACCGGCTCGAATTTCACGATCAGCTGTCCTTCATCAAAGGCGGGCTCGTCTACGCCGACAGGATCACCACGGTCAGTCCCACCTATGCCCGCGAAATCCAGACGCCGGAGTTCGGGTATGGCCTGGATGGCCTGCTGAGATACCGCTCTGATCGCCTCTCCGGAATCCTCAACGGCATCGATACCCGGATCTGGAATCCCTCGGATGATCGGTATCTCGACTTTCATTACGGGCCGGACAGCCTCAGCAACAAGAGCCAGTGCAAGGCCCGCCTTCAGCAACAGCTGGGGCTCGAAGTGAACGGCGCGCCCCTCTTCGGGTCCATCGGACGGCTGGTGGAGCAGAAAGGCATCGATTGGCTGCTGGCTGTCATTCCGCCCCTGCTTGAAAAGGGCTGCCAGTTTGCCATTCTTGGTTCAGGCGAGGCGCGATATACGGATCCTCTCCGTACCCTGGCGCGGGAGCATCCGGAGCAGGTGTCCCTGACCGTGGGTTATGACGAGCCGCTGGCCCACAGAATCACCGCCGGCGCCGACATGTTCCTGATGCCCTCCCGTTTCGAACCCTGTGGCCTCAACCAGATGTTCAGTCTGCGCTACGGCACGATTCCGGTTGTCCATGCGGTCGGCGGACTTAGAGATACCGTTGTCGATCCAGGCCAGGCGGCTGGCACCCGGGCAACCGGCTTCTGTTTCGAGCGACCCAACGCGGATGCCTTCCTGCATGCGATTGACCGGGCTCTGGAGTACTACAGTAATCGCAAGCAATGGCGACACCTGCAGCGCAACGGCATGGCGGGTGATTATTCCTGGAAGTACCGGGCCCGTGAATATCTGGCCCTGTACCAGTCGATTCTGACCGAACAATGCAAACGAAACTGACGCCAAGTCAGCAGGTTCCTTTTAAGCAGGTTCCTTTACAGGAGGACGACCATGAGCAAGGCCACTGAGTTCCGGCTTGAAGCACGCCCCAGGATTCCGGAAGGTCTTGAACGACTGGAAGAGCTGGCCAACGATCTGTTCTACAGCTGGGATCACGGCGTCAGGAACCTGTTCGCCCGCATTGACCCGGTACTCTGGCAGCGCGTCGAGCACAATCCGAAGCTGTTCCTTCGCCGGCTAGCCCAGGAGCGACTGGATGATGCCGCACAGGATCGCGCGTTCCTTGCAGAGTACCGCCAGGTTCTGAGCAGTTACGATGTCTACGTGGAGTCTGAACCGGGGCCTGAAGTGACCGAAATACTGGATCCCGAGCGGGACCTGGTGGCCTATTTCTGTGCCGAGTTCGGTTTCCACGAGAGCTTCCCGATATACTCCGGCGGTCTCGGGATTCTCGCGGGCGACCATTGCAAGGCAGCCAGCGACCTGGGCCTGCCCTTCGTAGCCGTCGGCCTGTTGTACCAGCAGGGCTACTTTATCCAGACCATCGACGCCCAGGGGCATCAGATCGCCCGCTACAAATCCCATTCCAGTGACGAACTGCCGATCTCGCCCGTGGAGGTGAACGGCGAACTGCTCAAGGTCAGTGTGCCCTTCCCCGGTCGGACCGTTACCGCACGGGTCTGGGAGGCCCGGGTTGGCCATATCCGCCTCTACCTGCTCGACAGTCACACCCCCGAAAACAATGACGAGGATCAGAACCTGACACTTCAGCTTTACGGCGGCGACGAATCGACCCGGATCAGCCAGGAAATGCTTTTGGGCATCGGCGGTACCCGGGTGCTTGAGGCACTGGGCCTGCAACCTTCCGCCTGGCACATCAATGAAGGCCATGCCGCCTTCCAGATCCTCGAGCGGTGTCGGCAGTTGATGCAGCAAGGCCTCGAATTCGAGGCGGCTCTGGAAGCCGTTGCCGCCTCAACCCTGTTCACCACCCACACACCGGTGCCGGCCGGCCACGACATCTTTTCACGGGAACTGGTTCAGCATGCCCTCGGCACTTACCTGGAAGAGTCCGGTCTGGACATGAACAAGGTCTTTGCCCTCGGTTCCCGGGATGGAGGGCACAGCTTCAACATGACCAGTCTGGGGCTTCGGGGCTCCCGTTTCCACAACGGGGTCAGTCGCATCCACGGCGGCGTGGCTTCGGGGATGGAGGGGTATGTCTGGCCGCAGGTACCGCCTGCCGAAAATCCCCTCGGGTATATAACCAATGGTGTCCACGTGCCGACGTTCCTGGCGCCGGAATGGGCAAGCCTGTTCGATATTCAGGCACCCACCTGGAAAAGCGAACTGCGGAATCCCGATTTCTGGAATTTCGTCGACCACATTCCCGACTATCACTACTGGAGTGTACACAAGGCCCTGAAACAGCAAATGGGCGAATTCGTGGTCGAGCAACTAGCGCGGCAGCACGAACGCAACGGCACCGGCCACTCGGTAACAGAACGAATGACGCGGCAGCTGGTTTCACCGGAAAAAGACACCCTGGTCATCGGCTTTGCAAGGCGGTTCGCCACCTACAAGCGCGCCACCTTGATCTTCTCGGACCTGGAACGTCTTGAGCGCCTCCTGACCGATCCCGAACACCCGGTGGTACTGATTTTCGCCGGCAAGGCACACCCGAAGGACAAACCGGGTCAACAGCTGATCAAGGTCATACACGACCTCTCCATGCGCCCCTCCCTGATGGGCCACATCATCCTGTTGGAGGATTATGACCAGGCCATGGCCCGTTACCTGCTTGCCGGTGTCGACGTCTGGCTGAACAACCCTGAGTATCCGAAGGAAGCCAGCGGCACCTCCGGTGAAAAAGCCGCCCTTAACGGTGCGCTTAATCTCAGCGTTCTGGATGGCTGGTGGGGCGAAGGTTACGACGGCACCAATGGCTGGGCCATCAACCCGAGAGACACTGGTCTGGACCCCGAATTTCGCAATGAGGAGGAAGCCCGGGACCTTCTGGACCTGCTCGAGTTCGAGATTGTCCCGCTCTACTACGACCGTGCCTCTCAGGGCTACTCAAAGGGCTGGGTAACCCGCTCGAAAGCCTCCATGAAGACCATCACACCCCGGTTCAACAGCCAGCGCATGGTGATGGACTACGTAGAACACTATTACGAGCCGGCCTCCGCCCAGGGCCAGAGGTTACTCGCCGATGGCGCCAAGGCAGCCCGGGATCTGGCAAAGTGGAAGGCCAGGGTGCGCGAAGCGTGGCCAGGCGTTTCCCTGTCTGTTGTCGGCTGCGTGGAATGCCGGTGTGCCTATGATGAAACGGTGGAGTTGCGGGTCGAAGCGGTGCTTAATGGCCTGACGGCCGAGGATGTCCGGGTGGAATGCGTCGTCACGCCGGAATGCACTGGGAGCCACGACGCGCCCGGTACCGATCGCTTTCTCCTCACCATGGAAAGCGAGCAGGACGGTAAAACCGTGTTTGCAACACAGGTTCCACCGCCCTATCCCGGCCTGCAGACGCTCCGGCTGCGCATGTATCCCTATCACCCGGCGCTGACCCACCTCCTGGAGATGGGCTCAATGCTCTGGGTCTAGCGGGAATTGGCCTGGAGTGCGGTGACCACCGGATTGGCGTACATATCCAGCAGGTAAGGCCGAATGGCGGGCTCACAGGCCTCCAGGCGCCGTTCCATCTCCGCCTCGGCCGCGGCAATATCCGCCGGTGACCAGGTTTCGGCGGTCACAACGGATTCGGTGACCGTTTCCGGCGTAGCGTGGGCGTCCGGGTGGAGCCCGCGTTGCTGGTAGGCCACCAGGTTAGAGGCATGCAGGTGATAATTGGCGTGCATCTCATGATCGATCCGGCCGGCCAGTTCCTTGGGGTTTTCCGGAGCATCCGCGATCGGCGCGCCAAAGTGCACGTGCACATGGCCCTTGAACCCGGTCAGGCCCTTCACGATCTGCTCGCTGTCCTCTCCCTCGGTTTTGGTGTAGCTACCGGTCCGCGCCCGGGTTTCCAGCTCTTTGGCCTTGTCCACGTCACAGGGGTCGTACTCGTAGGAAATCGAAACCGGCACGATA is a genomic window containing:
- the glgP gene encoding alpha-glucan family phosphorylase, with the translated sequence MSKATEFRLEARPRIPEGLERLEELANDLFYSWDHGVRNLFARIDPVLWQRVEHNPKLFLRRLAQERLDDAAQDRAFLAEYRQVLSSYDVYVESEPGPEVTEILDPERDLVAYFCAEFGFHESFPIYSGGLGILAGDHCKAASDLGLPFVAVGLLYQQGYFIQTIDAQGHQIARYKSHSSDELPISPVEVNGELLKVSVPFPGRTVTARVWEARVGHIRLYLLDSHTPENNDEDQNLTLQLYGGDESTRISQEMLLGIGGTRVLEALGLQPSAWHINEGHAAFQILERCRQLMQQGLEFEAALEAVAASTLFTTHTPVPAGHDIFSRELVQHALGTYLEESGLDMNKVFALGSRDGGHSFNMTSLGLRGSRFHNGVSRIHGGVASGMEGYVWPQVPPAENPLGYITNGVHVPTFLAPEWASLFDIQAPTWKSELRNPDFWNFVDHIPDYHYWSVHKALKQQMGEFVVEQLARQHERNGTGHSVTERMTRQLVSPEKDTLVIGFARRFATYKRATLIFSDLERLERLLTDPEHPVVLIFAGKAHPKDKPGQQLIKVIHDLSMRPSLMGHIILLEDYDQAMARYLLAGVDVWLNNPEYPKEASGTSGEKAALNGALNLSVLDGWWGEGYDGTNGWAINPRDTGLDPEFRNEEEARDLLDLLEFEIVPLYYDRASQGYSKGWVTRSKASMKTITPRFNSQRMVMDYVEHYYEPASAQGQRLLADGAKAARDLAKWKARVREAWPGVSLSVVGCVECRCAYDETVELRVEAVLNGLTAEDVRVECVVTPECTGSHDAPGTDRFLLTMESEQDGKTVFATQVPPPYPGLQTLRLRMYPYHPALTHLLEMGSMLWV
- the glgA gene encoding glycogen synthase GlgA; its protein translation is MKRVLFVTSEVYPVIKTGGLADVSASLPEALSRQDCDIQIMLPGYPAALEAARTAGSRRKARLSIGQYHVTLWRTRLPGTAVSLWLVDCPALFDRPGNPYQNEEGQDWWDNAHRYQLFCRVAAMMASGQLGLRWAPDIVHCNDWQSALVPVFLDHLPNRPGTVFTIHNLAYQGLFSQETFRAMGLPDSLWRFDRLEFHDQLSFIKGGLVYADRITTVSPTYAREIQTPEFGYGLDGLLRYRSDRLSGILNGIDTRIWNPSDDRYLDFHYGPDSLSNKSQCKARLQQQLGLEVNGAPLFGSIGRLVEQKGIDWLLAVIPPLLEKGCQFAILGSGEARYTDPLRTLAREHPEQVSLTVGYDEPLAHRITAGADMFLMPSRFEPCGLNQMFSLRYGTIPVVHAVGGLRDTVVDPGQAAGTRATGFCFERPNADAFLHAIDRALEYYSNRKQWRHLQRNGMAGDYSWKYRAREYLALYQSILTEQCKRN